Below is a window of Schistocerca piceifrons isolate TAMUIC-IGC-003096 unplaced genomic scaffold, iqSchPice1.1 HiC_scaffold_1499, whole genome shotgun sequence DNA.
cacaggaatggttcaaaacatagtcagtaagaggagtcagtcttctagtacttaagtcggcattgtgccttttgtatttaattccgatgcaatttctgtgttccatcgtcaatttgaaggtccaagggacacagtaaacctggagtgaagcatcggaatctataactagtgtcacaggaatggttcaaaacatagacagtcggaagagtcagtcttcttgtacttaagttggcattgtgccttttgtatttaattccgatgcaatttctgtgtttcatcgtcaataagaaggtcagagggatacagtaaacctgaagtgaagcatcggaatctacaattagtgttgcaggaatggttcaacacatagacagtaagaagagtccgtcatcttgtacttaattcggcattgtgccttttgtatttaattccgatgcaatttctgtgtttcatcgtcaataagatggtcagagggatacagtatacctgaagtgcagcatcggaatctataactagtgtcgcaggaatggttcgaaacatagacagtcggaagagtcagtcttcttgtacttaagtcggcattgtgccttttgtatttaattcggatgcaatttctgtgtttcatcgtcaataagaaggtcagagggatacagtaaacatgaagtgaagcagtggaatcaataactagtgacacaggaatggttcaaaacatagtcagtaagaagagtccgtcatcttgtacttaattcggcattgtgccttttgtatttaattccgatgcaatttctgtgtttcatcgtcaataagatggtcagagggatacagtaaacctgaagtgaagcatcggaatctacaactagtgctcaggaatggttcaacacatagacagtaagaagactcagtcttcttgtacttaagtcggcgttgtgccttttgtatttaattccgatgcaatgtctgtgtttcaacgtcaataataaggtccaagggatacagcaaacctggagtgaaacatcggaatgtataattagtgtcacagagacggttcaaaacatagacagtaagatgagtcagttttcctgtacttaagtcggcattctgccttttctatttaattccgatgcaatatctgtgtttcatcgggaaaaagaaggtctgagggatacagtaattctgaagtgaagcatcggaatctatgactagtgtcacaggagcggttcaaaacatagacagtaggaacagtcagtcttcttgtacttaagtcggcattgtgcctattgtatttaattccgatgcaatttctgtgtttcatcgtcaatgagaaggtcatagggataaagtaaacctggagtgaatcatcggaatctataactagtgtcacagggatggttcaaatcatagacagtaagaagagtcagtcttcttgtacttaattcagcattgcgcattttgtatttaattccgattcaatttctgtgtttcatcgtcaataagaaggtccaagggatacagtaaaccaggagtgacgcatcggagtctataactagtgtcacaggaatggttcaaagcatagacagaaagaagagtcagtcttcttgtacttaactcggcattgtgccttttgtatttaattccgatgcaatttctgtgtttcatcgtcaacaagaaggtccaagggatagagtaaacctgaaatgaaccatcggaatctataactagtgtcacaggaatggttcaaatcacagacagtaggtaaagtcagtctactagtacttaagtcggcattgtgccatttgtttttaataccgatgctatttctgtgtctcatcgtcaatacgaaggttagagggatacagtaaacctgaagtgaagcatcggaatctataactagagtcacaggaatggttcaaaacatagacagtaagaagtgtcagtcttcttgtacttaagtcggcattgtgccttttgtatttaattccgatgcaatttctgtgtttcatcgtcaataagaaggtcaaagggatacagtaaaccagaagtgaagcatcggaatctataactagtgtcacaggagtggttgaaaacgtagacagtgggaagagtcagtcttcttgtacttaagtccacactgtgcctattgtattaaattccgacgcaatttctgtgtttcatcgtcaataagaaggtccaagggacacagtaaacctggagtgaagcatcggaatctataactagtctcacaggaatggttcaaaacatagacagtcggaagagtcagtcttcttctacttaagttggcattgtgccttttgtattaaattccgatgcaatttctgtctttcatcgtcaataagaaggtcagagggatacagtaaacctgaagtgaagcatcggaatctacaactagtgtcgcaggaatggttcaacacatacacagtaagaagagtcagtcatcttgtacttaattcggcattgtgccttttgtatttaattccgatgcaatttttgtgtttcatcgtcaataagaaggtcagagggatacagtaaacctgaagtgcagcatcggagtctataactagtgtcacaggaatggttcgaaacatagtcagtaagaagactcagtcttcttgtactgaagtcggcgttgtgccttttgtatttaattccgatgcaatgtctgtgtttcaacgttactaataaggtccaaggggtacggcAAACCGggagtgaaacttcggaatgtataattagtgtcacagacacggttcaaatcatagacagtaagatgagtcagtattcctgtacttaagtcggcattgtgccttttctatttaattccgatgcaatttatgtgtttcttcgtcaataagaaggtgcaagggatacagtaaacctgaagtgaagcatcggaagttaaaactagtgtcacaggaatggtccaaaacatagactgtcagaagagtcagtcttcttgtactttagtcggcattgtgccgtttgtatttaattcctatgcaatatctgtgtttcatcgggaataagaaggcctgagggatacagtaattctgaagttaagcatcggaatctatgactagtgtcacaggaatggttcaaacatagacagtaagaagagtcagtcttcttgtatttaagtcggtattgtgccttttgtatttaattcgcatgcaatttctgtgtttcatcgtcaatgagaaggtcatagggataaagtaaacctggagtgaagcatcggaatctataactagtgtcacagggatggttcaaatcatagacagtaagaagagtcagtcttcttgcacttaattcagcattgcgcaatttgtatttaattccgattcaatttctgtgtttcatcgtcaataagaaggtccaagggatacagtaaaccaggagtgacgcatcggagtctataactagtgtcacaggaatggttcaaagcatatacagaaagaagagtcagtcttcatgtacttaactcggcattgtgccttttgtatttaattcctatgcaatatctgtgttacatcgggaataagaaggtctgagcgatacagtaattctgaagttaagcatcggaatctatgactagtgtcacaggaatggtgcaaacttagtcagtaagaagagtcagtcttatggtatttaagtcggtattgtgccttttgtatttaattccgatgcaatttctgtgtttcatcgtctataagagggtccaagggatacagtaaacctgaagtgaagcatcggaatctatgactagtgtcacaggagcggttcaaaacatagacagtaggaactgtcagtcttcttgtacttaagtcggcattgtgcctattttatttaattccgatgcaatttctgtgtttcatcgtcaataagaaggtccaagggatacagtaaaccaggagtgacgcatcggagtctataactagtgtcacaggaatggttcaaagcatagacagaaagaagagtcagtcttcttgtacttaagtcggcattgtgcctattgtatttaattccgatgcaatttctgtgtttcatcgtcaatgagaaggtcatagggataaagtaaacctggagtgaagcatcggaatctgtagctagtgtcacagggatggttcaaaacatagacagtaagaagagtcagtcttcttgtacttaattcgtcattgtgcattttgtatttaattccgattcaatttctgtgtttcatcgtcagtaagaaggtccaagggatacagtaaaccaggagtgacgcaacggagtctataactggtgtcacaggaatggttcaaagcatagacagaaagaagagtcagtcttcttgtacttaagtcggcattgtgccttttgtatttaattccgatgcaatttctgtgtttcatcgtcaacaagaaggtccaagggacacagtaaacctgaaatgaaccatcggaatccataactagtgtcacaggaacggttcaaaacatagacagtaggtaaagtcagtctacatgtacttaagtcggcattgtgccatttgtttttaattccgatgctatttctgtgtcttatcgtcaatacgaaggttagagggatacagtaaacctgaagtgaagcatcggaatctataagtagagtcacaggaattattcaaatcatagacagtaagaagagtcagtcttcttgtacttaagtcggcattgtgccttttgtatttaattccgatgcaatttctgtgtttcatcgtcaataagaaggtccaagggatacagtaaaccaggtgtgaagcatcggagttcaaaactagtgccacaggaatacttcaaagcatagacagaaagaagagtcagtcttcgtgtacttaattcggcattgtgtctattgtatttaattccgatgcaattctgtgtttcatcgtcaataagaaggccaaacggatacagtaaacctgaagtgaagcatcggaatctataactagtgtcacaggaatggttcaaagcatagggagtaagaagtgtcagtcttcttgtacttatgtcggcattgtgccttttgtatttgattccgatgcaatttctgtgttacatcgtctataagaaagtccaagggatacagtaatcatgaagtaagcatcggaatctatgactagtgtcacaggaatggttcaaaatatagtcaggaataagagtcagtcttcttgtacttaagtcggtattatgccttttgtatttaattccgatgcaatttctgtgtttcatcgtcaagaagatggtcagagggatacagtaaacctcaagtgaagcatcggaatctataactagtgtcacaggaatggttcaaaacatagaccgtaggaagagtcagtcttcttttacttaagtcggcattgtgccttttgtatttaattcccaagcaatttctgtgtttcatagtcaataagaaggccagagggatacagtaaacctggagtgaagcatcggagtctataactagtgtcacaggaatggttcaacacatagacagtaagaagagtcagtcttcttgtacttaattcggcattgtgccttttgtatttaattccgatgcaatttatgtgtttcatcgtcaataagaaggtcagagggatacagtaaacctgaagcgaagcatcgtaatctataactagtgtcacaggaatagttcaaaacatagtcagtaagaagagtcagtctttttgtacttaagtcggcattgtgccttttgtatttaattccgatgcaatttctgtgtttcatcgtcaataagaaggtagaagggatacagtaattctggagtgaagcatcggaatttataactagtgtcacagggacggttcaaagcatagaaagtaagatgagtcagtattcttgtacttaagtcggcattgtgccttttgtatttacttccgattcaatttcagtgtttcatcgtcaatatgaaggtgcaagggattaagtcaacctggagtgaagcatcggagtctataactagtgtcacaggaaaggttcaaacatagacagtaagaagagtcagtcttcttgtacttaattcggcattgtgccttttgtatttaattccgatgcaatttctgtgtttcatcgtcaataagaaggtcagagggatacagtaaacatgaaatgaagcatcggaatcagtaactagtgtctcaggaatggttcaaaacatagtcagtaagaagggtcagtcatcttgtacttaagtcggcattgtgccttttgtatttaattccgatgcaatttctgtgtttcatcgtcaataagaaggtccaagggatacagtaatcctgaagttaagcatcggaatctatgactagtgccacaggtattgttcaaaacatagtcagtaaggagagtaagtcttcttgtacttaagtcggtattgtgccttttgtatttaattccgatacaatttctgtgtttcatcgtcaataagaaggtcagagggatacagtaaacctgaagtgaagcatcggaatctataactagtgtcacaggaatggttaaaaacttagacggtgggaagagtcagtcttcttgtacttaagtcggcatttagcctattgtattttattccgatgcaatgcctgtgcctcatcgtcaataagaaggtccaagggacacagtaaacctggagtgaagcatcggaatctataacgagtgtcacaggaatggttcaaaacatagacagccggaagagtcagtcttcttgtatttaagtcggcattgtgccttttgtatttaattccgatgcaatttctgtgtttcatcgtcaataagatggtcagagggatacagtaaacccgaagtgaagcatcggaatctataactagtgtcacaggatcggttcaaaacattgacagtaagaagagtcagtcttcttgtacttaagtcggcgttgtgccttttgtatttaattccgatgcaatgtctgtgtttcaacgtcaataagaaggtccaagggatacagcaaacctggagtgaagcatcggaatgtataactagtgtcatagagacggttcaaaacatagacagtaagatgagtcagtattcctgtacttaagtcggcattgtgccttttctatataattccgatgcaatttatgtgtttcatcgtcaataagaaggtccaagggatacagtaaacctgaagtgaagcatcggaagctaaaactagtgtcacaggaatggttcaaaacatagaccgtcagaagagtcagtcttcttgtactttagtcggcattttgccttttgtatttaaccctgctgttctgttcgggtctatatgacccgaaacgaatatgaacgttattttacattatgtaaataccaatatatatttatgaaactttgtgactttgtctgaaaatggatgagcagcatgtgttttaaaaggttttaaaaaagtttaagaagtttgggcttcaactgtaatagttgcatatgtaatgttcgggtcataatgacccgacacaaatatgtttagtgtaactcgtatttatttctaaaatctggaaatggcgaaaattatttttgttgtgttgtgtgggaatagtgactgcatcattccaacttactctcaacaatcacctaaagctccatgcgttcacaacaatgggcttgtttgttgctttccccaggaaataataattggcagttctcaataattggaatgctttgtttctgcccagtttgacttgtgacaccatggcgatgagaccattgaatgatcgtgagttggaagaaatagtaaatgcctcaccagatgaaggatcactttctgagtttgaagatcacatcagcaatgcatctgaaagcgagtgttccgatgacagttacgacagtccacagcccatacaaaatagtgtagagacttttctttctaaaaatgggaatatagaatggcagttgcatccaccagcacaacatggtcgcctaccagcttcgaacatcatcaagagtaccccaggagttaccaggtatgcagtcagcagaatatctgatgtaaaatgttcatttgaagcagtatttcacacagcgcttcaaaatgaaataatagagatgacaaatattgaagggcagcgagtttatggtgaacagtggacagatattgatggttctgttttccatgcatacttaggactcttactcctagcgggtgtatatcgatctcatggggagtctacaaaaagtttgtgggataaagatactgggcgaaacatatttcgagcaaccatgtctcatgaaacattctgtaagatatcacgtgtcctgcgatttgacaagaaatctactagagaggaaagacgacgtactgacaaacttgccgcaattcgtagtatttgggagaagtgggtagaggtccttcctaaactgtataatccaggagaaaatgttactgttgacgagcagttagtagcatttagaggtcgctgtccattcaagcagtatatcccaagtaaaccggcaaaatatgggatcaaaatatggaccatgtgtgacagcaaaacttcatacgtactgaaagcccaaatttatacaggaaaggtgagtggagcggcaccagaaagaaatcagggaatgagggtggtatctgatctcacttctgagttacgtggtcagaatatcacgtgtgacaacttttttacgtcgtacaatttggggcagctgcttctgaaaaggaaattgactatgttgggaactatacggaaaaataagccggagcttccacacaaaatgaccaacaaggaggtacacagctcttcattttacttcacaaatgacactactgtggttaattatattcctaagagacacaagaatgttgtacttatgagcactctccaccatgatgcggaaatcagtgacagggctgataagaagccaaaaatgattttggactataattcaaccaaaggtgctgtagacacgcttgatcagttattaggtacatatacatgcaaacgaaaaagtaataggtggccaatgatagttttctacaatattcttgatgtttctgcttataatgcatacgttttgtggatttcggttgaccctaattggaatgcaagcaaattgactagaaggagaatattcttggaggaacttggaaagtcactgataaaagaacatattgcatcaagaacgcatttcccaagaacagaagattctttgagaatggtcacaagcatccaaaacccgaatgatgtgggtggtgtgtcagaatcggtaacaacaagaaaatctacaaaacgtgcacgctgtaagttctgtccatcaagtaatgacaataaaacaaacatggtgtgtggaaaatgtagtaaacatatttgcaagaaacatgtaacctacttgtgtccacagtgcaagcagtaagaaaagaactgtagtattttataagatgattgtattgaaaattctgttgtttcaaatttatgtgaatacttgtgcctaaactacaatcagtaagaagagaggattctaaagttgtagtgctttctatgttggaatgtaataaaaaaactgtagtgtgttctgtactgtagtgtgctctaagatgaatatctgtaatgacaactgtctgttgttagaaaatgtcaatacttacgtctaaactgtcaacaataagaatagaagtatggaaaaactgtagtgctttctaagttgaatgcctgtaatggaaactgtctgttgtttcaaatttatgtgcatatttaaatgaaaaatatccctcaataaagttgtatgcattgttattattattattattaccattattattattattattattattattattattactaacaaggtactggaatagaacaacaatgtcgatagctaaaactgtaccaaaatttatgtttctaaagcattttgatatgtcgggtcatattgacccgaacagtatatatgtcaagtaaaagtgaacagaacagcagggttaattccgatgcaatatctgtctttcatcggcaataagaaggtctgagggatacagtaattccgaagttaagcatcggaatctatgactagtgtcacaggaatggctcaaaacagagtaaaaagaggcagtcttcttgtacttaagtcggtattgtgccttttgtatttaatgccgatgcaatttctgtgtttcaccgtcaatacgaaaggtcagagtgatacagtaaacctgaagcgaagcatcgtaatctataactagtgtcacaggagtagttcaaaacatagtcagtaagaagagtcagtcttcttgtacttaagtcggcattgtgccttttgtatttacttccgattcaatttctgtgtttcatcgtcaataagaaggtccaagggatacagtacacctgaagtgaagcatcggattctataactagttgcacaggaatggtttaaagcttagacagttggaagagtcagccttcttgtacctaatgcggcattgtgccttttgtatttaattccgatgcaaaatctgtgtttcatcgtcaataagatggtccaagggatacagtagacctaaattgaggcatcggaatctataactagtgtcacaggaatagttcaaagcatagtcagtaagaagagcccgtcttcttgtacttaagtcggcattgtgccttttgtatttacttccgatgcaatttctgtgtttcatcgtcaattagaaggtccaagggatacagtaattctggagtgaagcatcggaatctataactaatgtcacagggacggttcaaaacatagaaagtaagatgagtcagtattcttgtacttaagtcggcattgtgccttttgtatttacttccgatgcaaattctgtgtttcatcgtcaacaagaaggtccaagggatacagtaaacctgaagtgaagcatcggaatctataactagtggcacaggaatggtttgaaacatagacagttggaaaagtcagccttcttatacttaagtcggcattgtgccttttgtatttaattccgatgcaaaatctgtgtttcatcgtaaataagaaggtccaaggaatacagtagacctgaaatgaagcatcggaatctataactagtgtcactggaatgcttcaaaatatagacagtaggaacagtcagtcttcttgtacttaagacggcattgtgcctattgtatttaattccgatgcaatttctgtgtttcatcgtcaataagaaggtcatagggagacagtaaacctggagtgatgcatcggaatctataactagtgtcacagggatggttcaaagcatagacattaagaagagtcagtcttcttgtactttagtcggcattgtgccttttgtatttaattccgttgaaatatctgtctttcatcggcaataagaaggtctgagggatacagtaattctgaagttaagcatcggaatctatgactagtgtcacaggaatggttcaaatcatagtaagaagagtcagtcttcttgtacttaattcggtattgtgcctttttgtatttaattccgatgcaatttctgtgtttcatcgtctataagcaggtccaagggatacagtaaacctgaagtgaagcatcggaatctatgactagtgtcacaggagtggttcaaaacatagacagtaggaacagtcagtcttcttgtacttaagtcggcattgtgcctattgtaatcaattccgatgcaatttctgtgtttcatcgtcaataagaaggtcatagggatacagtaaacctggagtgatgcatcggaatctataactagtgtcacagggatggttcaaagcatagacattaagaagagtcagtcttcttgtacttaattcggcattgtggcttttgaatttaattccggtgcaattctgtgtttcatcgtcaataagaaggccagagggatacagtaaacctgaagtgaagcatcggaatctataactagtgtcacaggaatggttaaaaacttagtcagtaagaagtgtcagtcttcttgtacttaagtcggcattgtgccttttgtatttacttccgatgcaatttctgtgtttcatcgtcaataagaaggtccaagggatacagtaattctggagtgaagcatcggaatctataactaatgtcacagggacggttcaaatcatagaaagtaagatgagtcagtattcttgtacttaagtcggcattgtgccttttgtatttacttccgatgcaaattctgtgtttcatcgtcaacaagaaggtccaagggatacagtaaacctgaagtgaagcatcggaatctataactagtggcacaggaatggtttgaaacatagacagttggaagagtcagccttcttatacttaagtcggcattgtgccttttgtatttaattccgatgcaaaatctgtgtttcatcgtaaataagaaggtccaaggaatacagtagacctgaattgaagcatcggaatctataactagtgtcacaggaatgcttcaaattatagacagtaggaacagtcagtcttcttgtacttaagtcggcattgtgcctattgtatttaattccgatgaaatttctgtgtttcatcgtcaataagaaggtcatagggatacagtaaacctggagtgatgcatcggaatctataaccagtgtcacagggatggttcaaaacatagacattaagaagagtcagtcttcttgtacttaattcggcattgtgccttttgtatttaattccggtgcaattctgtgtttcatcgtcaataagaaggtccaagggatacagtaatcctgaagttaagcatcggaatctatgactagtgccacaggtattgttcaaaacatagtcagtaaggagagtaagtcttcttgtacttaagtcggtattgtgccttttgtattttattccgatacaatttctgtgtttcatcgtcaataagaaggtcagagggatacagtaaacctgaagtgaagcatcggaatctataactagtgtcacaggaatggttaaaaacttagacggtgggaagagtcagtcttcttgtacttaagtcggcatttagcctattgtattttattccgatgcaatgcctgtgcctcatcgtcaataagaaggtccaagggacacagtaaacctggagtgaagcatcggaatctataacgagtgtcacaggaatgg
It encodes the following:
- the LOC124734526 gene encoding uncharacterized protein LOC124734526, encoding MAMRPLNDRELEEIVNASPDEGSLSEFEDHISNASESECSDDSYDSPQPIQNSVETFLSKNGNIEWQLHPPAQHGRLPASNIIKSTPGVTRYAVSRISDVKCSFEAVFHTALQNEIIEMTNIEGQRVYGEQWTDIDGSVFHAYLGLLLLAGVYRSHGESTKSLWDKDTGRNIFRATMSHETFCKISRVLRFDKKSTREERRRTDKLAAIRSIWENKTSYVLKAQIYTGKVSGAAPERNQGMRVVSDLTSELRGQNITCDNFFTSYNLGQLLLKRKLTMLGTIRKNKPELPHKMTNKEVHSSSFYFTNDTTVVNYIPKRHKNVVLMSTLHHDAEISDRADKKPKMILDYNSTKGAVDTLDQLLGTYTCKRKSNRWPMIVFYNILDVSAYNAYVLWISVDPNWNASKLTRRRIFLEELGKSLIKEHIASRTHFPRTEDSLRMVTSIQNPNDVGGVSESVTTRKSTKRARCKFCPSSNDNKTNMVCGKCSKHICKKHVTYLCPQCKQYWNRTTMSIAKTVPKFMFLKHFDMSGHIDPNSIYV